The proteins below are encoded in one region of Apium graveolens cultivar Ventura chromosome 4, ASM990537v1, whole genome shotgun sequence:
- the LOC141716802 gene encoding mini zinc finger protein 2-like, producing the protein MIMKVVRRDESNNHTNSSSTVTRVIYGECQKNHAANIGGYAVDGCREFLASGEEGTAAALTCACCGCHRSFHRREVQTEVVSDSSSSN; encoded by the coding sequence ATGATCATGAAGGTGGTGCGTAGAGATGAATCTAATAATCACACAAATTCATCATCCACCGTTACCAGGGTGATATATGGAGAGTGTCAGAAGAATCACGCAGCAAACATAGGAGGATACGCTGTAGACGGATGCAGGGAATTTCTCGCTAGTGGAGAGGAAGGTACTGCGGCCGCCCTCACTTGTGCCTGTTGTGGCTGCCACCGAAGTTTCCACAGAAGGGAAGTTCAAACTGAGGTAGTGAGTGACTCTTCCTCTTCAAACTGA
- the LOC141718714 gene encoding uncharacterized protein LOC141718714 produces MAMPSSNTTIKMALSSSNNQKSANLAKLEFVALDVSGNNYLSWVLDAELHLSANGLKDTIDPEKIPTVEQNAKAIIFLRHHIHEDLKSEYLTIKNPVTLWNNLKDRFDHQKLVHLPSARYDWINLRLQDFKSVAEYNYALFKISSKLILCGKNITDTEMIEKTLSTFHPNTMILAQQYRERNFQKYGELISLLLVAEKNNELLLKNHRIRPTSSAQLPEVHNTSFLKNEHGKGHRGGRGSGRNRGRGNFRGRFHNQYHSGHLKWQRDGYNSGHQKWQREVPNKRIAPQERENRGICHRCGSEGHWQRSCRTPKHLVDLYESSKRNNGKRVEINFANYNLVNEPVNKASNEIDTGANLYYGLDD; encoded by the exons ATGGCTATGCCGTCAAGTAATACTACTATAAAGATGGCGCTGTCGTCAAGTAATAATCAAAA ATCGGCGAATCTTGCAAAATTAGAGTTTGTTGCCTTGGATGTTTCCGGAAATAATTATTTGTCATGGGTCCTTGATGCGGAATTACACCTTAGTGCTAATGGCCTAAAAGATACTATTGACCCGGAAAAGATCCCAACTGTTGAACAAAATGCAAAAGCGATTATCTTTCTTAGGCATCACATCCACGAAGATCTAAAATCTGAATACCTCACTATCAAAAATCCAGTCACCCTTTGGAATAATCTCAAGGATAGATTTGATCACCAAAAACTTGTTCACTTGCCATCTGCCCGATATGACTGGATTAATTTGAGGTTACAAGATTTCAAATCTGTAGCTGAATATAATTATGCTCTTTTCAAGATAagctcaaaattaattttatgtggTAAAAATATTACTGATACTGAAATGATTGAAAAGACCCTCTCAACCTTTCACCCCAACACTATGATCCTGGCTCAACAATATAGGGAGCGTAATTTTCAGAAATATGGCGAGCTGATATCTCTCCTTCTTGTGGCTGAAAAGAATAATGAGTTGCTACTAAAAAATCATCGGATACGTCCCACAAGCTCTGCCCAGTTACCTGAAGTACATAACACGTCATTCCTGAAGAATGAACATGGGAAAGGGCATAGAGGAGGACGGGGTTCTGGACGAAATCGTGGACGTGGAAATTTTCGTGGTCGGTTTCACAATCAATATCATTCTGGCCACCTGAAGTGGCAACGTGATGGTTACAACTCTGGCCACCAGAAATGGCAACGTGAAGTGCCAAATAAAAGAATTGCACCCCAAGAAAGAGAGAACCGAGGCATCTGTCATAGGTGCGGATCTGAGGGGCACTGGCAACGTAGTTGTCGCACACCCAAACATCTTGTTGATCTCTACGAGTCATCCAAAAGGAATAATGGAAAGAGAGTAGAAATCAACTTCGCTAATTATAATCTAGTTAATGAACCAgtcaataaggcctcaaatgaaATAGACACTGGTGCTAATCTTTATTATGGTTTAGACGACTAG